One genomic segment of Acidimicrobiales bacterium includes these proteins:
- a CDS encoding maleylpyruvate isomerase family mycothiol-dependent enzyme, which produces MEATLKVIVAALADQQAELSNLLSGLGDTDWQRPSRCDGWTVADVVLHLAQTNELASASASGRMAEALDDLAGGQRRTGSVDDGADVLVARERGQPGREVHDRWVATADDLCRRLEGTDPHQRLEWVAGQVSARTLATTRIAETWIHAGDIGAGFGWMPAATDRLWHVARLAWRTLPYAFGRAGRELTGPVAFELRAPSGGGWRFAGDSEILTIVRGDAVELCLVAARRASPEDTALRVEGPDPVLELVRTYA; this is translated from the coding sequence GTGGAGGCCACGTTGAAGGTGATCGTCGCCGCCCTCGCTGATCAGCAGGCCGAGCTGTCCAACCTGCTGTCTGGCCTGGGCGACACCGACTGGCAGCGACCCTCGCGCTGCGACGGGTGGACGGTCGCTGACGTCGTGCTCCACCTGGCCCAGACCAACGAGCTGGCGTCGGCGAGCGCCAGTGGACGGATGGCTGAGGCCCTGGACGACCTCGCCGGCGGTCAGCGTCGCACGGGATCCGTGGATGACGGTGCCGACGTCCTGGTTGCTCGCGAGCGGGGTCAGCCGGGACGTGAAGTTCATGACCGTTGGGTTGCCACTGCCGACGACCTCTGTCGGCGGCTGGAAGGGACTGATCCCCACCAGCGGCTGGAGTGGGTGGCCGGTCAGGTCTCCGCCCGCACGCTCGCGACCACCCGGATCGCCGAGACCTGGATCCACGCCGGGGATATCGGCGCTGGGTTCGGATGGATGCCGGCCGCAACCGACCGGTTGTGGCACGTCGCCCGTCTGGCCTGGCGCACGCTGCCGTACGCGTTCGGCCGCGCCGGACGCGAGCTGACCGGCCCGGTGGCGTTCGAGCTCCGAGCTCCGAGCGGAGGTGGCTGGCGTTTTGCCGGGGACTCCGAGATCCTCACCATCGTCCGCGGCGACGCCGTCGAACTGTGCCTCGTGGCCGCCCGCCGGGCCAGCCCCGAGGACACGGCGCTACGCGTCGAGGGCCCCGATCCGGTGCTCGAGCTCGTGCGGACCTACGCCTAG